One genomic region from Buteo buteo chromosome 12, bButBut1.hap1.1, whole genome shotgun sequence encodes:
- the TCIM gene encoding transcriptional and immune response regulator, which yields MKAKRSYKTPAMSTSLRVSPSVHGYRFDTALRKKAVANIFESINEESLQKLFKNSGDKKAEERAKIILATDQDLEEKTRALMALKQRRKDKLLQFLTFRKYSIKVH from the coding sequence atgaaagcaaagagaagctaCAAAACTCCAGCCATGTCCACGTCCCTGCGAGTGAGCCCCTCGGTCCACGGCTACCGCTTCGACACAGCCCTGCGCAAGAAAGCCGTGGCCAACATCTTTGAAAGCATCAACGAAGAGTCCCTACAGAAACTCTTCAAAAACTCCGGCGACAAGAAGGCGGAGGAAAGAGCCAAGATAATCCTCGCCACCGACCAGGACTTGGAGGAGAAAACGAGAGCGCTAATGGCGCTAAAGCAGAGGCGAAAAGACAAGCTGCTCCAGTTCTTGACGTTTCGGAAATACTCCATTAAAGTTCACTGA